Genomic segment of Saprospira sp. CCB-QB6:
TCTAGCAACAAGAGAGGCTACCCCAAGACCAATAAAAATGAGCCGAAGGTTAAAACCATCGGCTCATAACAAAAAGAAAAGGACTACTAGCAAAGACTAGTAGTCCTTCATATATAAATTTTATTGGGGGGACTATTTTGCGGGAGGATTTGGAGGAGTATCCCTATCTGGATCAGTCGATTTGTAATAATTTTTCATAAAGTTTTTATTTTAAAAAGCTGATTTAAAAACTTCATTCTTTAAGAGAATGAATCTTCTGGATTACTTCTTTCGATACCAGTTGTAAAAGCTGCAATATCCATCTCGGGATAAATTTGGATCATTTGCTGTAAACAAGCTTCCATTTTGTCTATGGCTCCAGTTGCTTTATAGAGTTGTGTTTGCATTCGCAAGCCCTCAATGCTCAGCTGATATTGATTAGCTTGTTCGCAAAAAAATAATGCCCCCTCGTGCATACCTAAGGCATAAAAGTCTAGCGCCTTCTCTAATAAAATTTGATCTTCACTGCGCTGTGGCACTTGCAAACTAGTATGATAAGCCAGCCAAGCTTTTGCAGCAGCCAAATCCTTTTTCAGATCTTGTAAAAGTTGAGCATACTGTTGCATATACCCTACGCCATAGAAAGCCTTTTCAGTTAACACTTTTAAATAGGGAAGTGCTTTTTCGCCTTTACCTACTGCTAAATAAGCTCGGCAGAGCAAATCAAAATAATCCTCATTAAAGTTAGATTCGCAAATTGGTAATAAGAGCTTAATTGCTAGGGTAAATTCTGCTTCATGAACGGCTATAGCCGCTAAGAAATAGTGCACCTCTGTAGTTGGATTAGCTATATTTTCTAATAGAAATTTAGCTCGGGGTATATTTTCTTCTAATAAAAAGAGCAACTTAGCTTCGGCTAATTGAGCCTCTTCATAATCTTTAGCTTGCCCATAATAGTGCAAGGCTAAATCATAGCGTCCCTCTTCCTCCATCAACTGAGCAAACATAAAATAAAGTGAATCCTTTTCTATTTCCTGTTTTAAGCCCACTTGCAAATAACGCTTTGCACTTAAATAATCGGGTGATTCTTTTTCCAACTCAACCTTAGTCCAATAGAAATAAGCGGCTGCTGTTTTGGGTGATTTTTTCATCAGTTGTTCTGCTAATTCTTGGCAAGCATCGAGCTCATCAGCTCTAAAAAGTTTGAGCAGTAAATCTTTGTTATTCTCTTTCATTTTCGGTCTTTTGATTGGATAAATATGTATAAAACTGCTGCGCCTCTTCCATTAAAACCTAGAGTAAGCATTCACCTCTACCCCTGCACAGCTCTAAGAGGACATTATTAAAGTGATTAGTCTACTAAAATTCGCCCTACATTTACCATAATGTCAGTTAGTCGTATTTTGTGAACTTTATTTTAAATTATTTTTAACGAACTTAAAATATCAACATCTAAATTTAGACAAACTTAAAGATCAATATACTTATCCCTAAGCGTACAATACATTTAGACATATAAAATCCTTAGATCCCCTAATTCCTTATTAAGGAATAAAGTTTCTAATTTTAAGCTTAGTACATCTTTCTTTTTTTACAACTAGTATAGCTTAGTTACATTCACTATAAAAACTAAGGCCTTAAGGGCTGAAAACTAAACTTGTATCCTAGTTCTAGGTAAGGCCCCTGAGCTTGCAAGAACTGATGCGCTGTATACTGTGAAGACTGATTTCCCCAGCGGTAGAACCCTAAGAAAAAACTGTGGCGATGGTGGAATAAATTATAATCTACTTTTAAGAGTAAAGACAACTGAGCATACCAACTTTGATTAGCTTCTGGTCCTTCTGACCAATCATAAATCACCCATTTATCTAAGAGAGCCTGTTGATTTAAACGAGGACTATTTTGTCCAATTTGTGGCCTTAAGCTAGCCTGAAGGGTCCAATTACTTCCCCAGTTATATTGATAATCTAAATAGGCCCGAAACATAAATCGCCCTGTTTGTAATAAAGGCCAATGGCGACTATAAGTATCAGTATAATACCCCTGAATATATCGGAACTGCCCTTTGAGCTGCCAATTCTCCAAATAGTTTCCACTAAGCTCTATGCCCAAAGCGGCTAGTTCTGATCGGCCATTAAATTGTAATTCTCCTTGTTGGGCCAAAAGTAATAAGCTATTGGTTGTTAAAGTGGCTCGAACGGCTTTTTCTAATTGGGGCAATTGGGCCATTGACAACTGTAAATAATAAAGCCGCAAACGACCCGAACTTTTCCAAGCATAATTATAGGCCAGCATGGCTTGTCTGGCATAACTACTTGGCCCTTGCTCAAAAAGCTGGGAATAAGTTGCCGCCAACTGCTGCCGCTCCTCTACCGAAAAAGAAAACCAATGCAAGGGTATGGGCTCAAAATGTATGGCCAACTGAAAAAGTGGCCGTTTGAGAAACTGATTTTTTTCTAAATACCATTGACTGCCCAACTTAATCTTTAAATTTTGAGCAGGGCGAGCTAAGTAGCTGGCCGTAGGATGATAAAGTAAGGAAGAGAAACTGTGGTTCAAGCTATCTTGGCCCAAAGGCGTTTGCTCTGCAAGTTCATAACTTTTTTGCCAAAATCGAAGATGCTGACTCAAGGTCAGACTATGATATTTGGACCATTTTTGTTCTATGTTTGCTTGTAGGCCCAAGCTCATATCTTCTTGTCCTCTTTCTATTTCATATCCATTTTGTTGGACCGAAAGAGTATATTTTTTTCGTTCAGCTAAAATGCCCAAATGATATGCCCTTTGCTTTTCTCCTTGATTTAAGGCCAGATAGTCCTGCTCAAAAAACAAACTTTGTCGATCTTCTTTTTCAGTGCCTCTATCTAAATAACTGGCTTCTATATACAATTGATGTGGGTGAAGCTGCCCCGGCAGCTGCCCCAACTGCAAACTCAACTGTCCAGATTGCCAAAAGGGACTCATTGCCCAAAGGCGCAAACCATATTTTTCACTCAATGGCTGCTCCCAGCTTATAGCAGGCCCCATAAAAGCTTGAATTTGTGCATTTAATGCTTTTTTTTGGGGTAATTGAGGTAAAAAGCTAGAAAACTGCCCTGCTAAATGTGTTGCTTGAGATAAGCGGCTATCTGCCCAAATGGCCTCCTCTTTTCCCCAATAATTTTGAGGATAACGCCATAATAAAGCAGACAAACGATTTTGGCCCTCCAAGCTTTGTCCAATAAAGATGGAAGAAAGGCCTATAGGTGATAGTTGTAAAGAAGATAAATCTTCCCAATCCCAAAAAGGAGCTTGAGCCAAATTTCCTTTAGACCAAAAGCGTGGAGAGATGCCCTCTTTAGTCAAAGGCGGTTGGACATAATGTATATCTCTATGTTGGTCATTTGGCTGCAGCTCAAAATTCCATTTTTCTATCCGATTAGGGGCTAAAGTGCTATCATTTTCGGCTGGCAAAGGGATCAAAAATACTTCTAGGGGCAGACTGTCTAGCTTACGAATAAATACTTCTTGAGGATAATAGTCTTTTATCGATAAATAAAGGCGATAAGGTGGAGCCCCTAAGTTGCTCAACTGAAAATAGCCGTTGGCCTGGCTGTGCACAAAACGGCGGGGATAAAGTTGAAGTACTTCAACTCTAACAGCA
This window contains:
- a CDS encoding tetratricopeptide repeat protein, with product MKENNKDLLLKLFRADELDACQELAEQLMKKSPKTAAAYFYWTKVELEKESPDYLSAKRYLQVGLKQEIEKDSLYFMFAQLMEEEGRYDLALHYYGQAKDYEEAQLAEAKLLFLLEENIPRAKFLLENIANPTTEVHYFLAAIAVHEAEFTLAIKLLLPICESNFNEDYFDLLCRAYLAVGKGEKALPYLKVLTEKAFYGVGYMQQYAQLLQDLKKDLAAAKAWLAYHTSLQVPQRSEDQILLEKALDFYALGMHEGALFFCEQANQYQLSIEGLRMQTQLYKATGAIDKMEACLQQMIQIYPEMDIAAFTTGIERSNPEDSFS
- a CDS encoding carboxypeptidase-like regulatory domain-containing protein, which produces MLRLPILQLLFFLVLLFFSFPLWGQDSLSGFVLDAESKSPLAAVRVEVLQLYPRRFVHSQANGYFQLSNLGAPPYRLYLSIKDYYPQEVFIRKLDSLPLEVFLIPLPAENDSTLAPNRIEKWNFELQPNDQHRDIHYVQPPLTKEGISPRFWSKGNLAQAPFWDWEDLSSLQLSPIGLSSIFIGQSLEGQNRLSALLWRYPQNYWGKEEAIWADSRLSQATHLAGQFSSFLPQLPQKKALNAQIQAFMGPAISWEQPLSEKYGLRLWAMSPFWQSGQLSLQLGQLPGQLHPHQLYIEASYLDRGTEKEDRQSLFFEQDYLALNQGEKQRAYHLGILAERKKYTLSVQQNGYEIERGQEDMSLGLQANIEQKWSKYHSLTLSQHLRFWQKSYELAEQTPLGQDSLNHSFSSLLYHPTASYLARPAQNLKIKLGSQWYLEKNQFLKRPLFQLAIHFEPIPLHWFSFSVEERQQLAATYSQLFEQGPSSYARQAMLAYNYAWKSSGRLRLYYLQLSMAQLPQLEKAVRATLTTNSLLLLAQQGELQFNGRSELAALGIELSGNYLENWQLKGQFRYIQGYYTDTYSRHWPLLQTGRFMFRAYLDYQYNWGSNWTLQASLRPQIGQNSPRLNQQALLDKWVIYDWSEGPEANQSWYAQLSLLLKVDYNLFHHRHSFFLGFYRWGNQSSQYTAHQFLQAQGPYLELGYKFSFQPLRP